A genomic region of Acidimicrobiales bacterium contains the following coding sequences:
- a CDS encoding endonuclease VII domain-containing protein has protein sequence MKAKDRAGHLRRKFGITLETYDEMLAAQEGVCGICERPPRDDISLHVDHEHGTGRVRGLLCFRCNNALGDFEDDAVLLLRAADYVVFDPEARQRATQRVAALVAEHSR, from the coding sequence GTGAAGGCCAAGGACCGAGCCGGGCACCTGCGGCGGAAGTTCGGGATCACGCTGGAGACATACGACGAGATGCTCGCCGCCCAAGAGGGCGTGTGCGGCATCTGCGAGCGGCCGCCGCGTGACGACATCTCCCTCCACGTCGACCACGAGCACGGCACGGGCCGAGTGCGGGGCCTGTTGTGCTTCCGGTGCAACAACGCCCTGGGCGACTTCGAAGACGACGCCGTCCTGCTCCTGCGGGCCGCCGACTACGTGGTGTTCGACCCCGAAGCCCGCCAACGTGCGACACAGCGGGTGGCAGCACTGGTAGCCGAGCACAGCCGCTAG
- the dop gene encoding depupylase/deamidase Dop, whose product MAIRKVLGLETEYGIVLRGAGDSNPIAASSVLINAYVNELQRKVGWDFEDESPGNDARGFAREGAMPPEVETHLVNAVLTNGARYYVDHAHPEFSTPECADPLEIVRYDKAGERILARSMEAAARALPDGQGIVVYKNNSDRKGNSYGTHENYLMDRQAPFGRIVQHVMPHFVTRQIYTGAGKVGTESTSVTSAEVPFQLTQRADFFEEEVGLETTLKRPIVNTRDEPHADAQKYRRLHVIAGDANLAEISTFLKVGVTAIVLSMIEDDWLGARDFTLATPVASMRAVSYDVSLRKPLALADGSSMTALQVQWEYFNLAQKYVDAHGLESVGESVGAMVMERWEQVLTGLESDPMSLANQLDWVAKYRLLEGYRERHGLSWSDHKLAAMDLQYHDVRPERSLFGRLPMERLVTEDEVIDAITEPPTDTRAYFRGKCLQKWASSIAAANWDSLVFDLGTDPLRRVPMMEPLRGTAAMVDRLLEGCSSPSELLERLGS is encoded by the coding sequence TTCGAGGACGAGTCGCCCGGCAACGACGCCCGCGGGTTCGCCCGCGAAGGGGCCATGCCACCCGAGGTGGAGACCCACCTGGTCAATGCCGTGCTCACCAACGGAGCGCGCTACTACGTCGACCACGCCCATCCCGAGTTCTCCACGCCGGAGTGCGCCGACCCCTTGGAGATCGTGCGCTACGACAAGGCGGGCGAGCGCATCCTGGCTCGGTCGATGGAGGCGGCGGCCCGGGCGTTGCCCGACGGCCAGGGCATCGTCGTCTACAAGAACAACTCCGACCGCAAGGGCAACTCCTACGGCACCCATGAGAACTACCTCATGGACCGCCAGGCCCCGTTCGGCCGCATCGTGCAGCACGTCATGCCCCACTTCGTCACCCGCCAGATCTACACGGGGGCGGGCAAGGTGGGCACCGAGTCGACGTCGGTTACGAGCGCCGAGGTGCCCTTCCAACTGACGCAGCGGGCCGACTTCTTCGAAGAAGAGGTGGGGCTGGAGACCACCCTCAAGCGGCCCATCGTCAACACCCGCGACGAGCCCCACGCCGATGCCCAGAAGTACCGGCGGCTCCACGTCATCGCGGGCGACGCCAACCTGGCCGAGATCTCGACGTTCCTGAAGGTGGGCGTCACCGCCATCGTGCTGTCGATGATCGAGGACGACTGGCTCGGCGCCCGCGACTTCACGTTGGCCACGCCGGTGGCGTCGATGCGGGCGGTGTCCTACGACGTGTCGCTGCGCAAGCCGCTGGCGCTGGCCGACGGGTCGTCCATGACGGCCCTGCAGGTCCAGTGGGAGTACTTCAACCTGGCCCAGAAGTACGTCGACGCCCACGGCTTGGAGTCGGTGGGGGAGTCGGTAGGCGCCATGGTGATGGAGCGGTGGGAGCAGGTGCTCACCGGCCTGGAGTCCGACCCCATGTCGTTGGCCAACCAGCTCGACTGGGTGGCCAAGTACCGGCTGCTCGAGGGCTACCGCGAGCGCCACGGGTTGTCGTGGAGCGACCACAAGCTGGCGGCCATGGACCTGCAGTACCACGACGTGCGGCCCGAGCGGTCGCTGTTCGGGCGGCTGCCCATGGAGCGGCTGGTGACCGAGGACGAGGTGATCGACGCCATTACCGAGCCCCCCACAGACACCCGGGCCTACTTCCGGGGCAAGTGCCTGCAGAAGTGGGCGTCGTCGATCGCCGCGGCCAACTGGGACTCGCTGGTGTTCGACCTGGGTACCGACCCCCTGCGCCGGGTGCCGATGATGGAACCGCTCAGAGGTACGGCTGCGATGGTCGATAGGTTGTTGGAGGGATGTTCGAGCCCATCCGAGTTGTTGGAGCGTTTGGGCTCCTAG
- a CDS encoding ubiquitin-like protein Pup, whose product MAERELKKKQTTTREDEAVEEAAPATSDKGEKLKEELDDLLDEIDEVLEENAEDFVRSYVQKGGQ is encoded by the coding sequence ATGGCAGAACGAGAGCTGAAGAAGAAGCAGACCACCACCCGCGAGGACGAGGCCGTCGAGGAGGCCGCGCCCGCGACGTCCGACAAGGGCGAGAAGCTCAAGGAAGAACTCGACGATCTCCTGGACGAAATTGACGAGGTGCTTGAGGAGAACGCAGAGGACTTCGTGAGGTCCTATGTACAAAAGGGCGGTCAGTAG
- the prcB gene encoding proteasome subunit beta, translated as MTLPLFKPDEDPGPNFVGLLSKLGLGLPEVTLDAPGNLTITHGTTIVALRYADGVVMAGDRRATAGSSIAHRAMDKVHPADRHSGVAIAGAAGFALEMVKLFQLQLEHYEKVEGAALSLEGKANQLAQMVRQNLPSAMQGLAVIPLFAGYDLRRRQGRIFTYDVTGGRYEESDFHADGSGGRDARTAVKMQWRENLDHNTAIELAVQGLYEAADEDSATGGPDAVRGIYPTVATITERGYESVPDAEVAERFAALIARKTEQGLNR; from the coding sequence ATGACGCTTCCGCTCTTCAAGCCCGACGAGGACCCCGGGCCCAACTTCGTGGGCCTCCTCTCCAAGCTCGGCCTCGGCCTTCCCGAGGTCACCCTCGACGCCCCCGGCAACCTCACCATCACGCACGGCACCACCATCGTCGCCCTGCGCTACGCCGACGGCGTGGTCATGGCGGGCGACCGGCGGGCCACCGCAGGCAGCAGCATCGCCCACCGGGCCATGGACAAGGTGCACCCGGCCGACCGCCACAGCGGCGTGGCCATCGCGGGCGCCGCGGGCTTCGCCCTGGAGATGGTCAAGCTCTTCCAGCTCCAACTGGAGCACTACGAAAAGGTCGAAGGCGCGGCGCTGAGCCTGGAGGGCAAGGCCAACCAACTGGCCCAGATGGTGCGCCAGAACCTGCCCAGCGCCATGCAGGGCCTCGCCGTCATCCCCCTGTTCGCGGGCTACGACCTGCGCCGCCGCCAAGGACGCATCTTCACCTACGACGTCACGGGCGGCCGCTACGAAGAGAGCGACTTCCACGCCGACGGCTCCGGCGGCCGCGACGCCCGCACCGCGGTGAAGATGCAGTGGCGCGAGAACCTCGACCACAACACTGCCATCGAGCTGGCCGTGCAAGGCCTCTACGAGGCGGCCGACGAAGACAGCGCCACCGGTGGCCCCGACGCCGTGCGCGGCATCTACCCCACGGTGGCCACCATCACCGAGCGGGGCTACGAGAGCGTGCCGGATGCCGAGGTGGCCGAGCGCTTCGCCGCCTTGATTGCCCGCAAGACCGAACAGGGGTTGAACAGGTGA